Proteins found in one Methylobacterium sp. CB376 genomic segment:
- a CDS encoding ATP-binding protein: MTDVADCTFPVELQNWAGNRSGGVRRLFDDASGRPGETVLRTNLLDRLGEWARTFSKRAPGAPRILLLVGGPGNGKTEAIESTIRWLDEGVGANGALVALLRNAFAPPDGIAPRLVCVDLDQVMACEGLGTLAIVQDASAVTGGETRTAAQLLRDELKRAVEAGRRETYLCCVNRGILDDALVEAIDSRDDDSQRLLEAIARAVSLFPDAPPCWPLKDFPEVAVWPMDVESLLLPTDAGGESPARALLNLALNEAKWPAAGSCAAGSGCPFCGSRQVLSRDREQGALLDLLRWYEVASGKRWSFRDLFSLVSYLLAGHRPGAKDARLDPCRWAASLVQADELARRKGKPSKDTSTAIFQLVSAQYQHALFHCWDRDAGASLLRDIRDLGLEDDNTAMGLHWFLVSRRGQYLPTTIGASLDGLVRTTDPALAAPETEVRVSQRTAYSYRELDIRFSRSVREGLDYVRRSQILMRVEVDLLERLAVLDSDLSQDAARRSRPATATRVQRLVRDFACRTVRRTLGARSGAVLDAAILSEFQKVTEYPGGNELYEVALEVERLLNSRQNFEISLTTTFGQPLPPTAQRATLVVPARPVRPLEEDAPDRPARPIAYLRVGSGKSGQPIALTFDLFKAVKELREGMSVASLPRTVLALLDTTRARLSGPIVRDPEILDRAGLRIGTDGVVVEERRHGFVARRESVAR, from the coding sequence ATGACCGACGTCGCGGACTGCACCTTTCCGGTTGAGCTCCAGAACTGGGCCGGCAATCGCTCGGGAGGGGTGCGCCGCCTCTTCGATGACGCGAGCGGCCGGCCGGGCGAGACCGTCCTGAGAACGAACCTCCTCGACCGGCTGGGTGAATGGGCTCGCACCTTCTCGAAGCGGGCGCCCGGGGCGCCGCGAATCCTCTTGCTTGTCGGTGGGCCCGGTAATGGCAAGACCGAGGCGATCGAGTCGACAATCCGGTGGCTCGACGAAGGTGTTGGCGCCAATGGCGCACTCGTCGCATTGCTTCGGAACGCGTTCGCGCCGCCAGACGGAATCGCGCCGCGGCTTGTATGCGTGGACCTTGATCAGGTCATGGCTTGCGAGGGACTCGGGACCTTGGCCATCGTCCAAGATGCGTCCGCCGTCACTGGCGGGGAGACCCGGACAGCGGCTCAGCTTCTGCGAGACGAGTTGAAGCGTGCGGTCGAGGCCGGCCGGCGCGAGACGTACCTCTGTTGTGTGAACCGCGGCATTCTTGACGATGCTCTGGTCGAGGCCATCGATTCGAGAGACGATGACAGCCAGCGGCTCCTCGAGGCGATCGCGCGCGCGGTCAGTCTCTTTCCAGACGCCCCGCCGTGCTGGCCCTTGAAGGACTTTCCCGAAGTCGCCGTTTGGCCGATGGATGTCGAGTCCTTGCTGCTGCCGACGGACGCCGGCGGCGAATCGCCGGCGAGGGCGTTGCTCAATCTGGCGCTCAACGAGGCGAAATGGCCGGCGGCCGGCAGCTGTGCTGCTGGATCTGGTTGTCCCTTCTGCGGGAGCCGCCAGGTTCTCTCGCGTGACCGCGAGCAAGGCGCGCTACTCGACCTCCTCCGTTGGTACGAGGTGGCGAGCGGCAAGCGCTGGAGCTTCCGCGATCTCTTCTCGCTGGTGTCCTATCTCCTCGCTGGTCACCGACCTGGTGCCAAGGACGCCCGCCTCGACCCGTGCCGTTGGGCAGCTTCGCTGGTCCAGGCAGACGAGCTGGCTCGGCGCAAGGGGAAGCCGTCTAAGGATACCTCGACGGCGATCTTCCAGCTCGTAAGCGCCCAATACCAGCATGCACTCTTTCACTGCTGGGATCGTGACGCAGGGGCGTCGCTCCTGCGCGACATCCGCGACCTTGGCCTTGAGGACGACAACACGGCCATGGGGTTGCACTGGTTCCTTGTGTCCAGGCGAGGCCAGTACCTGCCGACGACCATCGGCGCGTCGCTGGACGGCCTCGTTCGGACGACAGATCCCGCCCTTGCGGCGCCCGAGACCGAGGTCCGCGTCAGCCAAAGGACGGCTTATTCCTATAGGGAACTCGACATTAGATTTAGTCGGTCTGTAAGGGAAGGCCTGGACTATGTCCGCCGCAGCCAGATACTGATGCGGGTCGAGGTCGACTTACTGGAGCGGCTCGCCGTGCTGGACTCCGATCTTTCTCAGGACGCCGCACGCAGAAGTCGCCCCGCCACCGCGACCAGAGTGCAGCGACTGGTGCGGGACTTTGCCTGCCGGACTGTGCGCCGCACCCTCGGCGCCCGAAGCGGAGCGGTACTCGACGCCGCCATTCTCTCCGAGTTCCAGAAGGTTACTGAGTATCCGGGCGGCAATGAGCTCTACGAGGTCGCACTCGAGGTAGAGCGGCTGCTGAACTCTCGACAGAACTTTGAGATCTCACTGACGACAACATTCGGCCAACCGCTTCCGCCAACCGCGCAGAGGGCGACGCTGGTGGTTCCAGCACGGCCGGTGCGGCCGCTGGAAGAGGACGCCCCAGACCGACCCGCGCGGCCTATAGCCTACCTGCGGGTCGGAAGCGGGAAATCGGGCCAACCAATTGCCTTGACATTCGACCTGTTCAAAGCGGTGAAGGAGCTTCGTGAAGGCATGTCGGTGGCGTCGCTGCCGCGGACGGTGCTCGCGCTTCTTGACACGACCCGCGCCCGGCTCTCAGGCCCGATCGTCCGTGATCCGGAAATCCTCGATCGGGCGGGTCTGCGCATCGGCACCGATGGGGTGGTCGTGGAGGAACGGCGACATGGCTTCGTCGCCCGCAGGGAGAGCGTGGCGCGATGA
- a CDS encoding DNA cytosine methyltransferase, translated as MDHDEPLFIDVFAGCGGLSLGLLKAGWKGLFAIEKDAFAFDTLKHNLIDDGDRYRFVWPEWLEKKPWTIEALMEAHPDELVNLRGKIDLLAGGPPCQGFSSAGRRHPGDPRNQLVERYLEFVDAIRPKMVLIENVRGITYDFAGGNEAEGRRNFANDIMCRLGENYHVYADTIRCSEYGVPQQRPRFFLVGLLKFEGWEPSRAEDPFAKLQASKVKFLAKRGLCSRMTCKEAISDLERSHAGTGPCLDSKGYLSIRTKPPRTDFQRLLRDGFEGEISDTRLAQHRPHIIERFSRIIQECREAGRLGVQLNREMRERHGMNKIATRVLDPDNVAPTITSMPDDLLHYSEPRTLTVRENARLQTFPDWFVFKGKYTTGGGLRRHEVPRFTQVANAVPPLIAEMWGEVLLGYALVRHRVGRGRLAA; from the coding sequence GTGGATCACGACGAGCCACTGTTCATTGATGTATTCGCAGGCTGCGGCGGACTGAGTCTCGGCCTCCTTAAAGCCGGGTGGAAGGGCCTTTTCGCGATCGAGAAAGACGCGTTTGCATTCGACACGCTCAAGCATAACCTGATCGATGATGGTGACCGCTACCGCTTCGTCTGGCCCGAATGGCTCGAGAAGAAGCCTTGGACCATCGAGGCGCTGATGGAGGCCCACCCGGACGAACTGGTAAACCTCAGGGGCAAGATCGATCTTCTCGCTGGAGGGCCACCATGCCAGGGCTTTTCAAGCGCCGGTAGACGGCACCCGGGCGATCCCCGCAACCAGCTTGTGGAGCGGTATCTCGAGTTCGTCGACGCCATCCGCCCTAAGATGGTGCTGATCGAGAACGTGAGAGGAATCACCTACGACTTCGCTGGCGGCAATGAGGCCGAGGGCAGGCGCAACTTCGCCAACGACATCATGTGCCGGCTGGGCGAGAACTACCACGTGTATGCCGACACCATCCGGTGCTCAGAGTATGGTGTCCCCCAACAGCGGCCGCGCTTCTTCTTAGTCGGCCTTCTCAAGTTCGAGGGATGGGAGCCGTCACGAGCCGAAGATCCCTTTGCTAAGCTGCAGGCCTCCAAGGTCAAGTTCCTGGCCAAGAGGGGCCTGTGCTCGCGCATGACCTGCAAGGAGGCGATCTCGGACCTGGAGCGTAGCCACGCCGGCACCGGACCGTGCCTGGACTCGAAGGGATACCTGAGCATACGCACCAAGCCACCCCGCACCGACTTCCAGCGGCTCCTGCGCGACGGCTTCGAGGGAGAGATATCGGACACGCGGCTCGCCCAGCACCGGCCGCATATCATTGAGCGCTTCAGCAGGATAATTCAGGAATGCCGAGAGGCAGGACGGCTGGGCGTCCAGCTAAACCGCGAAATGCGAGAGCGACACGGTATGAACAAGATAGCGACCCGTGTTCTTGATCCGGACAATGTGGCGCCTACCATCACCAGCATGCCGGACGACTTGCTCCACTACTCGGAGCCTCGCACGCTCACAGTACGAGAGAACGCCCGGCTCCAGACGTTCCCGGATTGGTTTGTTTTCAAGGGTAAGTATACGACAGGCGGCGGCCTGCGCCGCCATGAAGTCCCGCGCTTCACGCAAGTAGCAAACGCTGTTCCGCCCCTGATCGCGGAGATGTGGGGTGAAGTCCTGCTCGGCTACGCCCTGGTGCGGCATAGGGTCGGCCGCGGAAGACTAGCTGCATGA
- a CDS encoding uracil-DNA glycosylase family protein, with translation MKADLIALDLEMRACVRCAQVLQKHPVNPPRDASPVVPRPVFSPPMRAPLMLVGQAPGITEYGTGTPFSGQAGGGARALFVDCGLRESEFDRAVYQTSAAKCFPGRRLNAARWEDRPPCAAMLQNCGGFLRRQIEMVSPVVIVAMGGVAIKMMDSMRSLPSRSVMKAAGTAEKWDSKLLVHIAHTSGGNRFLNKPENKARQQRAKDIIREEIVRLRAENRL, from the coding sequence ATGAAAGCTGATCTCATCGCGCTCGATCTCGAGATGCGAGCCTGCGTGCGTTGTGCCCAGGTGCTGCAGAAGCATCCGGTAAACCCGCCCCGCGATGCATCACCAGTAGTTCCCCGACCCGTGTTCTCGCCGCCTATGCGGGCGCCCTTGATGCTGGTTGGCCAAGCCCCTGGGATCACGGAGTACGGGACGGGCACGCCGTTTTCCGGACAGGCCGGTGGCGGCGCGCGGGCATTATTTGTTGATTGTGGCCTGCGAGAGAGCGAGTTCGACCGTGCAGTCTACCAGACATCAGCGGCGAAGTGTTTCCCAGGCCGCCGCCTGAACGCGGCTAGATGGGAGGATCGCCCGCCTTGCGCCGCAATGCTGCAGAACTGCGGCGGGTTCCTGCGACGTCAAATCGAGATGGTAAGCCCCGTCGTCATCGTCGCAATGGGAGGAGTTGCTATCAAAATGATGGATAGTATGCGCAGTCTGCCTTCCCGTTCTGTAATGAAGGCGGCAGGCACGGCAGAAAAATGGGATAGTAAGCTGTTAGTCCATATTGCTCACACGTCTGGAGGCAATCGATTTCTCAATAAGCCGGAAAATAAGGCACGACAACAACGCGCGAAAGATATTATTAGAGAAGAGATTGTCAGATTGAGAGCAGAAAACCGCTTATAG
- a CDS encoding IS30-like element ISMtsp4 family transposase: MAGRRRSDRALREKLRSPGRPGVGLRETRRGFWAFLAQGLSSEVAAMKLGISPPVGSRWFRTAGGMAPSHLSPSSKSPSARYLSLAEREEIAILQAQGHGVRDVARRLGRAASTISRELRRNAATRSGGLDYRATTAQWHAERAARRPKPAKLAGNAALRTYVQERLAGTVATPGGSALPGPSVAWKGRRHGRRQSRRWGRSWSPQQIAERLRLDFPGDTTMRISHEAIYQALYIQGRGALKRELTACLRTGRALRVPRARSLGRGRSFVTPEVLISERPPEVEDRAVPGHWEGDLILGLKSSAIGTLVERTTRFTMLLHLPPMDGHGVTPRAKNGPALAGHGAQAVREAIAGTIARLPEQLRRSLTWDQGTEMAEHARLRIDAGLQVYFCDPRSPWQRGTNENTNGLLRQYFPKGTDLSAHSANDLAAVAAALNSRPRKTLNWKTPAEALDAVLAAVQDGVATTA, translated from the coding sequence ATGGCAGGTCGGCGGCGTTCGGATCGGGCACTTCGCGAGAAGCTGCGGTCACCGGGTCGTCCCGGGGTCGGTCTGCGCGAGACGCGGCGGGGGTTCTGGGCGTTCCTCGCGCAGGGTCTCTCCAGCGAGGTCGCAGCGATGAAGCTCGGGATCTCGCCACCGGTCGGCTCGCGGTGGTTCCGGACAGCAGGCGGAATGGCACCTTCCCACCTGTCACCATCATCCAAGTCGCCTTCTGCGCGCTACCTGTCGTTGGCTGAGCGGGAGGAGATCGCGATCCTACAAGCGCAAGGTCACGGGGTCCGGGACGTCGCTCGGCGTCTGGGACGGGCGGCGTCGACCATCTCGCGGGAATTGCGCCGCAATGCGGCGACCCGCAGTGGCGGCCTGGACTATCGCGCCACGACCGCGCAGTGGCACGCTGAACGCGCGGCACGCCGGCCCAAGCCAGCAAAACTGGCGGGGAACGCAGCGCTGCGGACGTACGTGCAGGAGCGGCTCGCCGGAACTGTCGCGACACCGGGCGGGAGCGCTCTGCCTGGCCCTAGCGTTGCCTGGAAGGGACGGCGGCACGGGCGACGCCAGAGCCGGCGATGGGGTCGATCCTGGAGTCCGCAGCAGATCGCCGAGCGCCTACGGCTCGACTTTCCGGGCGATACGACGATGCGCATCAGTCACGAGGCGATCTATCAGGCGCTCTACATCCAGGGCCGGGGCGCGCTGAAGCGTGAGCTGACCGCGTGTCTTCGCACAGGACGGGCTTTGCGTGTGCCGCGGGCCCGCAGCCTGGGCCGAGGCAGGTCGTTCGTCACCCCCGAGGTGCTCATCAGCGAGCGTCCGCCCGAGGTGGAGGACCGCGCGGTGCCGGGGCACTGGGAAGGAGATCTGATCCTGGGTCTGAAGAGTTCGGCGATCGGGACCCTGGTCGAGCGCACGACGCGCTTTACGATGCTGCTGCATCTTCCGCCGATGGACGGCCATGGGGTGACACCGCGTGCGAAGAACGGCCCGGCGCTGGCGGGGCACGGGGCCCAGGCGGTGCGCGAGGCGATCGCCGGCACGATCGCGCGCTTGCCCGAGCAGCTGCGGCGCTCGTTGACCTGGGACCAGGGTACCGAGATGGCCGAGCACGCGCGCTTGCGGATCGACGCGGGTCTGCAGGTCTACTTCTGCGATCCACGCTCACCCTGGCAGCGGGGGACGAACGAGAATACGAACGGGTTACTGCGACAGTACTTCCCGAAAGGAACGGATCTGAGCGCCCACAGCGCGAACGATCTTGCTGCTGTGGCCGCAGCCCTCAACAGCAGACCGCGCAAGACGCTGAACTGGAAGACGCCGGCAGAGGCGCTCGACGCTGTGCTGGCTGCCGTGCAAGATGGTGTTGCGACGACCGCTTGA